The genomic window ggttttttttttttttttttgttttgggttttttttttatcgttttatTCAATttcgtacatgtagtttctatgTATATCTAAATCatacaaataaatcaatttataagaaaaaaaaagacgtGTCTCAcaacaatattttaacaattgtGTTAAATTTTCAATCACGTCGATTCTTAAGTCACATTTactaaatttcaaaacattaacatagaaatacataagaaaaatgtttaaaatctctcaagaaccactgcaccagaaatgccaatttcTACACAAAAGCTTGCATACAAAGtggggattctaaattgttagaaTCCTGACCCGCGAACCAAAACttgggccccaggcggggttcaaagttgaacatagaaatatagtggaaacatgttttcaaaaattcttaaGAACGattgcaccagaaatgccaatatttacacaaaagcttgtgtatatatagtgaagattcttaattgaaatcaaagtactgaagtactgacgggagttgattttatcgattatcatttattttaaagctgcttgggtCCGATCTCATATCAAATTTTGCGCACGTTTTTAAACggtggttatgctaagtatttgtataataatagacattgcagtagttttttctagtcaattaagccaaatttcaatgaaaaaatcatgtacaaaatttgttaacaaaacaaacgacatgaATTGGgtatcgcgttatttcgcctcatgttaaaattCACATATGACGTCAAGAGGGATTTGGTTGTATAACGACTTTGACATCTCTATAAGTAAAGGTCGTAATGTTTAGACAAACTACAAACGTTTTGTTCGCTTATATatctgaagtttgctttgtttacaatcgatgcatagcatgcgggttgaattgttcatattatataaaatcttactattctTAAAGTGTTTatagtgtttatagataagtttccttgaaaaaacaatgcttcagcatacattacatcgaatttttctattatattcaagaactaagacttgtcagcggtgatgatttgtgtttggtccaaacactgtttcactatcggtttgccagagtgactgcttaggagagttgattaaaatcaactcccaaaaatcatgaACATTGAACAAAACCCGGAGACCAAGgcgcggggttcaaagtttaacatagaactacataggaaaaatgttttaaaatcttcttctcaaggacCACTGCACAGGAAAagtcaatatttacaaaaaagctTGGATATATAGTGAAGAGTCTAAATTGTAATAATAATGACCCCCATACTTAAATTGAGGCCCCAGGCGGGGTCAAAGTTtcacatagaaatacataggaaaaatatttaaaaatcatcttctcaagaaccactgcaccaatAATGCCAATATTtgcacaaaagcttgtatatatagtaaaggttgtaaattgtaaaaatcgtgacccccggacctaACATAGGGCTCCAGatggggttcaaaatttaacatagaaatacacaggaaacatgtttaaaatcttctcagaacTACAATGCAGCAGTTTGGGAAATTACTATGGATActctattctttaaaattgacaatagaatgtatagtatttataatataataaaaatatgttgttagtgcatcagagTTTGCTTATTTAgcgcaggtaaacaattaatTGTCTGTTTTACCGAAGTCTTAATTTGAATTGATACGtaaacattccaaaatacaggcgatatttCCCTTCAGGTTAAAAACCATGaacgaaattcaaaacaacttAAACCACGGTCAcgagtgaaaatgtcaacgcattgaaagatttaagttaacctcaattcacttcacgaaatcggcacaaatatatttagcatGTTTCGAGTATCCcttcgcacgtaaactgttgcacaacaagcaaattcatctttgtcagtttgacccgtttgtcatgcgtcaacattcaaacatggctgCTCTATACAAAGAATTTTCGTTTttgatatggaataccgaacccgatgttataaactgattgaccgcAATTATctcttcatttttattttcgtaaattactcagatttgaaacagaattcgccgataatttttgcaatttatattttcctttccataaggattatttatgcaaaattacattgaatttgactcagtagttcttaagaagattttttttttaaaatgcacccccccccttttctacagtttcgaggttttctccgttttaaataaagataggtctttcatttctgcaattaatAATCACCTTTCTATAGGTATGCTCTttaccaaatttggttgaaatttgccaagtggttctagagaagaagtttaGAATgcgaaaagtttacagacggacggacaaacggacgacggacaaaaggtgatcaaaaaagctcacttgagctttcagctcaggtgagctaaaaatggaaTCAAATTAAAGCAgctttattttctttccttttttggATAAGCAGGGTTCAAAGCCTACACGTGGATCCTTCACATTTGTAACATGACAAGGTacgaacaatttttaatgtaattaaaaatcatttaaatttcttgctaatcaaaacaatgttttatgttttaGGTTTACCCAATCCAACATTGTATGAATTATTCTATCCTATCCTAAACGAAATCCTGAAAAAGTAGGAAAGGGTGAGTAGTCACGAGTAAGAAGAAAATGTCCGGCCTTATGCTCCACCCAAACTCTATCGCCTTGAGCTAACTGAAGAACAGCAGAATTACCTGCAGACCCATATCTGTAGGTTTCGTTCATGCCACTTGGTATAGCTGGAATTCCAACTAAACGAGATccgtttaaaacaatattagcCTCGGCTGCGTCTTTATGTGACGCCAAAAAGCacataaaaacataaacacCGCTTTTTGGCGTTGTAAAAACTCCTGTGGACGCATCGTAGCCTCTTCCATTATTAGAAATGACGTGTGGAAAAATGATTATCTCCTTTGGTGCCCACTGCTTATCTATGTCGCGGATCGTTCCagcagtaaaatatatttttctctgAATGTCCGAaactatataaacaaaaaagacATGCAAAATTGAAAGAtctatattgaatttaaaactttttttgatatattatatCAAAGTTACTTTAATATACTTAAGGtcataataatattatattgggTGCATGCATATTAAGTGTTCTCTCGCGTAGGTGATCTCGTATAAATCAAAGTGGAttgttaataaaatttacaaaagtatATGTACGTCCTCGGCTATTCTAGAACTTAGTTATCGTTCGGCACCTATGTGTCCTGTATCAGACATAAAAGCACGGATATGTTAATAATTCTGTACGATTCGCCTTTCTCATTCGTCAGTTGTAAAGGGCATGTTGAACAGTTTACCGTAATAACGAAGTCTATAACCAGGTGAAATTGTTTACATGCTGTTTATTTCGTACAACAATTGACTCAACCTATATCTTATATGTAAACctctaaaaatacatttaaattaaaatatgtccCCATTAGACAACACAAGACATCAACCAACCATAATGCTATTGCTATAGATGTAAACTAAACTTATTAACATTATAATTTATCCTTACTTGAATTAATTATGCCTGAAATTGTAGTGGATGTTGCACTTGTTTTTGTGTTAAAGTTTGTTTTCATCCTAGACATTTCATTCATCATCTCGTCTTTCTGTTGTTTTAAACCCAAGTCGAATTCAAATGCCAGGGCTTCTTTTACACTTAGTAACTCCGAATGTGGAAACTTAGTTCTGTTAATTTCCAAGTCGAAATCACTTGTTAAATTTTTCAGACGCATCACCTCTCTTTGGAAGACGCGATTTGtttccttttcattttttagctCTTCCTTGATTATTCTCATATCGTGTTGAAGTTCGGTCACCTGTGATAAGGTAGAACTCAAATGCAACAATGCTGAAGACAGCTGGTTCAAAGTAGATGCATGTTCCGTCTTTAAGATTTTGATATCATTCTGAAGGGAAAGTAACAGATCCAACTCTCTCCCGTGTTCGTGTCCAGATGTAGTTGGCGTTTGTCCATTTGCCATGAAgtaaagtatgaaaaacgtaaaatatataaaaaatattttattatccATTTCTAAGTTAACCCAATAGCTTCTAGTAATCGCTCGTTGATGTATATTGATAACATTTGCTATTTCAATCCCATGAAATTATTTACTCAAACTCAATATGAAAGATAACTTGATCACGGGGGTTATAATCATAGCATACACCTGTACAATCACATATGGTCATTCTAAAGGtcacatatttttgtttgtagACGGCAAAGTATAACCTATTAAAGTAACTTGTACATTTGCAATTGGTGCGAGTTGGCTTATTGGGTGCAAAAATTATGGGTATCCTATAATAATATATCTATACCAATAGACACGAACTTTGGGGCTTTGATaacgagaaatcggaagagtactgtcttttgttttatacgttttaaacatcattggtacttgaaaattaccaatttgtttttatttttcctcaatcaagcttcgctaattaataatcaacgaaaatccCTTTagaaaatccggaaatcatctagatttttttaattttacaatcttgcgcatgcgcattacattcacgctaaatcttggtatgctctttagtttatgtttctacaatatcacatttgtagggataaactcagaaactaTATTACAAGTATGTGTaaattttcactgaaaatttgtGATAtgttctgttcatcaaaggaaatacgggagataactctaactcagtgcattcaATATGAAAAATTCCGAAAGTTCCGAATGTCTACATGGTGTGTTAATTCGAAGCAAGTAAAACGTTGgtaaaaaagtgttgaattatTCCAGTCCCtgattcttcattaatatgaattaaatttttgggtGAAAGGTATtaacagcctcaaaatggtttgttataaataatttgactgttattttcaatgcagcttcatttatctaactttctccaaaatcgtttcggagttACGGTTATATTGgaagcattttaactgtggtgaaggcctgtgcCGAGACACatttagattattctaactacgCAGagtgaaatgaaattaatagcattatcgTGGGCttaagcttggttatgtaaatgtcaacaatacggtgtgtcgatgtatctatttcataaatgtccCATATCATTTGCAATGTCAACCCCTGCACGCACGAGTCAAACTCTAGTATTGAGAAAGTAAAGAGAATTTAAGAATGAGAGACcaggaaatgtttaaaaaaataacaaaagagATCAATGAGAGACGTGAAGTAACACGCTCACAAAATATGTGTGCGTGagttaaaaatcgtaaaaataTGATGTCAGCTAGATCTGATAATAATCTACATTAACAAATGAAGGATCCTAGctttacaaaaaatgatattatcaaaatacaataaTCTAGCAGACGGTAAAATTTGCAATGCCTTCTTTTTATTTCGTCATAGGCATCGATATTTGCTGAAAGAGTATTCGTCTTAAAAGAAAAGGAATTagcgtaaaaaaaaaaaatcaaaatcatgatTCATGAATGTACCAATCCTGTTCAACTCATACGCACTGAAGATTGGTTACTGAATACATTGTCAATCTGATAAGGTATCAACCCACAGACAAAGTTTACCGCATAGTAATGGACAAGAATATTCTTTTGATTATCGCCGTATTTCCATTTATTCAAAGTAAGTTTGCATGTTTGTTTCATGTAGAAGACCATGGTTGAACATGACATGATTAAAAATACCCATAAAGTGTAAACTAAGGGATCCTAGAAGGTCAcgtgttttatcttttttacaatGCCATAATGTTAGGAATTCCCTTAAACGTTAAGGTTCTGTATAGCAGAAACACAAATGTATGCTCGCTATGAAAGTGTCTGTGTTTACGTTTGTTTTCCAAATGTGATACAAAAGTGTTGCTTTTATGAACATCACATGctaaatattcaaacaaaaattgttttcaaaagtcaaaaaaaaaagaatatcagCGTTTGTTTATCTCAGTTTAAATAATCAGATAcaccttttctttaaaatacaactaaatataaactgtttcaGGGTGGTAGACATTTTGTCCGTAAAGCCAATGCATGGATATTTTTATTAGTAtggtcaatttatttttcagggCATTAAACTGTAGACTTCAAatgacaatatatatataatagcaTTTTATACAAGGACAGTACAAGATCTTTCTTTCATTTATTGTATGTGATTGAGTGTTTTAAAATACGCACGCAATGAGTCTCTTAAATATGAATTGATAAATACGAATCTCtcttatagaaaaataaaaggaaaagtaCATAATTTATATTCTGCCAATGTCATCAATCAAAATTTCTCGTTACTGATTTTTCTGATTACATAATAATTCCAGACTTTTACTTTGTCATTCTTTACAATCGTTTTGATAAAGAGAGATACAGGTTTTAACACATCTAAGTGTGTCAGTCAAGCCAAGTATGTCAGGCTATATAGGGTTGTTTTCTTCGTATCTAGGGCAATACATCTGATAGGAAAAGTCAAGGTCCAAATATAATCACATTGAGACTATCTTAACACAGTTTACGCAAAATTGATATGTTTTGAGTTAGTTTAAAATAGGGATTTAGGTTGCCATTGTCAGATAAAATGACGTATGACTTATGAAAGAAAGGAAAAATGTGTGCTAAATGACCAATCTTTTTATTAATGACAAATACTTTCATTCACACATTAACTTTTTTCCCCAAGGATTATATGTTAAGCACAATTAATTATCActgaaaatatttgtaaaagttTATTTGTGATACAAACGCTGTCACTTGTAccgccattttttaaaaggtgACGTAAGGTCAAATTGATTCTAGACGTTTACATTTCACCAAACTAACTGTTGTCAtcgtttaattcatttatttatttaaaggtGTTTGGTCCGTTGGTTGTCCAAACCACTGGAAAAGGCATGGAAATTCCTGTTACCTCTTTATACAGGATGTTCCAGAGGACTTCATTGAAGCTGGagtataaattaatatatagtgTTTTCTTGATCTCACCCATTAGTGATAAAATAGTATATATTTGGCATGGAATGTCTAAAGGTAGTttgtaaatataacaaaaaaccaTGTAGTTAGGGTTGTTAGGCTCTTGGAACTGCGACCATTaagtttatgttttaaacaatgagAGCAATGTATGAAACCTAAAATTCACCTGCAAGATTATTTGTCTTACATATGGAGGGCTTTTTCAtcatattcaacatttttttcttataatctCTAAGCAGTATGTTATTTTCACATGTGCAATCCATTATATTTTCTAGTCATTTTGTGAAAGAAGAAATTCAAAGCTCGTAGAAATCGAAACAGCTGACGAAAACAACTTTTTGCGAACACAGATTCTTGGTACACACCCACAAGGTAAAATTATTGAACGCCAGAGAGTGGAAAAGTTATGAAAGATATTCATATTGACATTATTATTCTaacaaaatatcactaaattgattaattttcgttcattagaagaaaaaaattcgtAAAATACTTCCTATCCCTATCTATATCTTTATAACTTATTCCTGACCTACATAAACTGTGTTTTCTTCTTATCTAGTTACCACTCGTCGTCTTCATTAATCATAccaatacaatatcatgtttgtatcaaaatatactAGTACCCCTTAtacaaatagtgcctgttttggagggtaacagttgaaattaacaccccGAGAAAGCCTCGTTCCGCTTCGCgtcagttgacaatggttttcaaggggtgtcaatttcaactgttactgTCCTCAATAggcactattcattttattatactgaatgttttaatttaagagaaaattttactgcttgtATATAGAAATGatctaaatatataaaaataatctttaaggGATTTgttgtaataatttaaaaaagaggTCTTTACCTTTTGTAGAAGGTTACTGGATAGGGTTATCAGACATAGTGTTTGAGGGGGACTGGGTTTGGACGTCATCGCAGGCATCGCCCTCCTACACAGACTGGTCCCCAACTAGTCCCGACAATTATCAAAACCATCAAGATTGCGCCATGTTTTACGCATCACAAAATTTCCAATGGAATGACCATTTCTGTACAGTAAAAGCAGGGTACATTTGTGAGATGGAGTAAGTGAACtgtttttcatgtttaaaagaAGGCATTTATAATTCAATATCATATGAAATGTTTATAATCtatcttttaagtttttgtttctgttcaaacatttttaatacaggttttttgttttttggtttttttaagcACGCTTTAATATTAACAACAGAGTTGTGATTGGTCATTTAGTTACattcttttgtaaattaaatttgaatgtttttatcaTTACAGTGCAGAGAGCGAACCAGTAGACGTAATAGGATAAACACAGCTAAACGTCATCCCATttcttaaaaaagttttaagaatAACAATAGGGGTGTCTATGTTGTGGTTCTTTGTAACATTACGCCATGAGGcggttataaaaaaaatatgaaaataataaatagttGTTTATTCCTGTAAAGTAACTCGATGACACtttcaaatataataaaaacgAGTAATTAGTGTATATCATtcctattattttttaatcttacaaaaattcAGTTCCAAAAATgttaatgctttaaaaaaattaaaataagtacttgaaaatattaaacataatttaatttaacacTTACATTTATACCAACAGTAGTCTGACACTATCTTATTAATTACTCTTAAGTTTAATATAGTAAAACAATCAATGCCAGCAATTACAAAATCGcttcatatatttaattttattgagaCTGTGAATGCTACGAAATTACTTGTTGGTGGTAATTTACCACATCTTACAATGTCCTGAACGTTAAATACAATTTgagttataaatacatgtatgaatttgtGGGCATTATGGTTAAAATGTTGGTTTGTTAACTTTAgtcctttttataaaaaactagatttttaaaactttaatataaGTTTAATTAgcataattattttaaacttttttgtttcagAAATTGACAccttattgatatatttatatcgGTAGGAGGCCAATCTcgtacaaatattaaaatgtgtatCCATTATAATAAATAGATTTTTACAAGTATTTCTTTACCTGCATAATAAATAGTATTACATTTTTTCGTTTGTGTTGTTCGTCCGACGGTAGCGACGATAACTACTGTCCCATCTTcgtgggggagggggttgaCCTGGATGGTGGGTGCAGAGGTAACTGCATGGTTAGGCCGATCCTCGCACGGAATAGTCTCGGATAGAGAGGACAGGGGATGGAGAAGGTCGTGACTAAGAGGATATTTTAGTCGTAATACATTATATCCTTAAATCAAATATGCATCAATTgactatatttttttcattatcctTCGCCTCAACGTatcaaaaataacaacattggaaaagataaatatttataaacactaACAAAAAGTCACTGTGATTTTTATATGTAGATATGAATGCCGACAAAGTGATATCACTATTCGTCCCATAGTATTTCTTCAGGaaaggttttaatattttacctacatatttctatgtttaaatGTATATCGCTTTAAGGAGCCAAGTAATAATCCGTGGGTCGTGGTTTTAATGATTTAAAGTCTACACTATAAATGGATGCTTGAAAAGCAATCTCGCAAATTGTAGCATTGAagtttatgaaaagaaaaattaaaaacaggTTCTCCATATAATTCTATGTGGAACATTGAACCCTACCTAACTTTggtttgaatatttacattatagGTGCTGtgatttttgggttttttcttcttGTAAGAAGAACACTTTAGGACACACGTCCTTATTTAACTGTTTCGTAATTAtctttcatttaaacaatttagaatgtCCTTTCCATTAGGGTGCTCTGTACAAAATTTGGCTAATTTCGATCAGTATCATGATAGAAAAGTCAAAGATGTCAGAAGTTTACCGAGTCAAGAAACTGTACACAATTGGCGACATGTCGAAAAAATAACAGGGTGATATGAAATATACATAGGCGCACCAGGATATATCAGTTcgttaatgtaaaaaaaatgtaatgccttaaggaaggagtcttctcgttatcaaacatatttcttataataagaaattcatgaaattttgacacagtcaaacggatcatattaccaaatgattctatcagttttatcaaatttgaccttttcgtttttgcataaaggtcaggtcaaggtcactacctttttcctcaacgtaaaggatgataaaaataagtgtggatctttgtagttctgtagacatttgtttaagatttgaatattctattcttcaatgaaatgatagaatatcagaatgtctatcagcttatactactaaataggaataaatatttatactaaaattgatattgcttagcccgcatttcctctaattttcttaaattttgaagaaatttttattatttttttatgcttcaaataaataaaataaatatatataaatatacaaataaataaaatatatatgatttttatgtaaaatgaaaacaatatattgaccattttataagagagaaaaactgattttagtgattttttcacaaaaatcagtgtatagaatgggcgctttaaaaagcctataaaaatgtagtttgataggcaaatcatattttaaaaacatattctgaaacccaagtatcatatcattagtttacattagtgaaaaaaatccaacattaatgttattgtttttaaaatgcttaatcagactcattaatctgcagcaattctgaattgcgcaacatgtgatattttcctacgccaatattacgccaaaaatatagtccctgTTAGATTGTAaactttgattactttttctatgccaagttgtatgatgataaaaaagaaagaaaaatattctattttaatttcctttcatcttgatttaatgaacaattaatcaaatttacgtttgacaagtcgaaaaccagaaaaatctCCTTCCTTAAATGAATAAACGTTGACTTTCCTCTTTTAAAACtcctttccttatttttttccgtgaaagtaaaatattaatttgacaCGCTTTTAAATCCATcctttattttgtattaaaagCTGAAAACtttgaagcattgtttttgCCATAATTTTCTAGATTTTAAATTGCCCTAAAAATTGAGTCaggaaaaaaattgagataatAATCTTGttctatttacatatatttataacttACGTATGCACCTTAAATCCGATTATACTTATATTGCGGACCTGATAAGTAAAACAGACAGGTAAAGAGTTTAGTACTATAGAAATGGAGAAGAAactaattttacttttaaccatGGTTTCTTTCATATCAGGTAATTGTACAAGATTAATCTGGATAAAATGATAATGCTTCAAATTTTCAAACGTTTTCATTCAGAGCATATTAGACCCATGGGTATTGGCGTGTTGTTAATTTCTGGTACATCGTTTCGACTTAATTAAATAGTTTTTAGCGTTTGTCACATTCATTCAGTCAAAACCTGAAATTTTgctttcaacattcaaaatgtaagaaaaaaccGCTTTGTTTGCATAAAAAAGAATTGTGGGCTCTGTATCTCACATAACTCCACAACAGacatttaaattttggtttatcaGTAGAAATGCGTTTCCAAAGCATTGTTAAATCGGgagaataattttttaccaaaatcgtaaCGATGCCCCTGTAAAAAGCATGCAAGTTATTCATACTGAGATAATGGTAAGACCAgtcatgtacatccttaaatttttggtaattttaaaattgccatgCATAAGCAAAGGTTGTCCCGGCTGATTAAATATTCCCTAATTTATAGGTTTGCTTGcataatgataatgataaagTCCTGTCTCTCTTTCTGAAGGTGCTTGGTCTGCGGGATGTCCCGACCATTGGAAAAGGCACGGAAATTCTTGTTACGCCTTTATACAGGATGTTCCAGAGGACTTCATTGAGGCCGGGGTATGACAACTTTTGCTTCTAAAATACATACTAGTAGTAATGACAAACACATGAAATTTTCGCGTCTCATATAtagatagttttttttaaagaaatgatg from Magallana gigas chromosome 9, xbMagGiga1.1, whole genome shotgun sequence includes these protein-coding regions:
- the LOC117691655 gene encoding perlucin-like protein, whose product is MDKNILLIIAVFPFIQSVWSVGCPNHWKRHGNSCYLFIQDVPEDFIEAGSFCERRNSKLVEIETADENNFLRTQILGTHPQEGYWIGLSDIVFEGDWVWTSSQASPSYTDWSPTSPDNYQNHQDCAMFYASQNFQWNDHFCTVKAGYICEME